From the genome of Hymenobacter cellulosilyticus, one region includes:
- a CDS encoding GAF domain-containing protein, translated as MPNSITPQSLRDARETDRLEALRNYQILDTPPEEVFDDLAKLAACICGTPISLVSLIDADRQWFKANVGLEGVESTEREISFCQHAMFGTDIYEVEDAGKDPLFSSNPLVVNDPGIRFYAGAPLMTPDGQPLGTLCAIDRVPRRLTEQQREALRILAREVVAHLELRRARLQLEQEQRKLDGLLRMANDAADSLYMVSRNELFIKQDHKLVRVSAADIRYVEALGDYVNIYAGRDRHTVYSTMKELETKLPPASLPGCTASTSCASTGLWPLRPMRWSWIPAAGPKASATYYPSQSGVLIKQACLIV; from the coding sequence TTGCCTAACTCCATTACCCCTCAGTCCCTGCGTGATGCCCGGGAAACTGACCGCTTAGAAGCACTGCGTAACTACCAGATCCTAGACACGCCTCCCGAGGAAGTGTTTGATGATCTGGCGAAGCTGGCAGCCTGCATCTGCGGCACGCCTATTTCACTGGTTTCCCTGATTGATGCCGACCGGCAGTGGTTTAAAGCCAACGTGGGCTTAGAAGGCGTGGAAAGTACGGAGCGTGAAATATCGTTTTGCCAGCACGCCATGTTTGGTACTGACATCTACGAGGTGGAAGATGCTGGGAAAGACCCGCTCTTTAGCAGCAACCCGTTGGTCGTTAACGACCCAGGTATTCGGTTCTACGCCGGCGCGCCGCTGATGACGCCTGATGGGCAGCCCCTGGGCACCCTGTGCGCCATCGACCGGGTGCCGCGCCGCCTGACCGAGCAGCAGCGGGAGGCCCTGCGCATTCTGGCCCGGGAAGTGGTGGCCCACCTGGAGTTGCGCCGCGCCCGTCTGCAGCTCGAGCAGGAGCAGCGCAAGCTTGACGGCCTGCTGCGCATGGCTAACGATGCGGCTGATTCCCTGTATATGGTGAGCCGCAACGAGCTATTTATTAAGCAGGACCATAAGCTGGTACGCGTCAGTGCCGCCGACATTCGGTATGTGGAGGCCCTGGGCGACTATGTCAACATCTACGCCGGGCGCGACCGGCACACCGTGTACAGCACCATGAAGGAGCTGGAAACCAAGCTGCCGCCCGCGAGTTTGCCCGGGTGCACCGCAAGTACATCGTGCGCCTCGACCGGATTGTGGCCATTGAGGCCGATGCGGTGGTCGTGGATACCGGCCGCGGGGCCGAAGGCGTCAGCAACTTATTACCCGTCCCAATCGGGAGTTCTTATAAAGCAGGCTTGCTTAATCGTTTGA
- the tatA gene encoding twin-arginine translocase TatA/TatE family subunit translates to MTLASLFLIGNFGTTEILLILFVIILLFGAKRIPELAKGLGKGIREFKDASKDEQPEFRDRPVNPNDPNQTRL, encoded by the coding sequence ATGACACTTGCCTCGCTTTTTCTGATCGGCAACTTCGGCACGACCGAAATCCTGCTGATTCTTTTTGTTATTATCTTGTTGTTCGGTGCCAAGCGCATTCCGGAGCTGGCTAAAGGTCTGGGCAAAGGCATCCGGGAGTTTAAAGACGCCTCCAAAGACGAGCAGCCCGAGTTTCGGGACCGGCCGGTGAATCCTAATGACCCGAATCAAACCCGTCTGTAA
- the gatA gene encoding Asp-tRNA(Asn)/Glu-tRNA(Gln) amidotransferase subunit GatA: protein MRRFTSLTEVRNELTAGTTTCRQLVEYYLDNIQKKSHLNAFLEVWPEEALVQAEAVDAKLAAGTAGKLAGMVIGLKDVLAYKDHALQSSSHILDGFKSLFTGTAVQRLLDEDAILIGRQNCDEFAMGASNETSYFGPARNEIDPERVPGGSSGGSAVAVQADMCLASIGSDTGGSVRQPAAFCGIIGFKPTYSRISRYGLVAYASSFDQIGTLTRSVEDAALLLEVMAGPDDFDSTVSQQPVPAYSELLTPAPHYRIGYIRDTMERPGLNSEIKAAVEETLDTLRGQGHVVDAVEFPYLDFIVPSYYILTTAEASSNLSRFDGVKYGYRAPDATDLESLYKKTRAQGFGPEVQRRILLGTFVLSADYYDAYYTKAQRVRRLIKDKTDELLRQYDFLVLPTTPTTAFKIGENQKDALAMYLADIFTVQASLAGVPAISVPAGVDSAGLPIGVQVLSGAFREEHLLAFANSLTESLTPAIP, encoded by the coding sequence TTGAGACGCTTTACCTCTCTTACGGAAGTTCGCAACGAGCTGACGGCAGGCACTACCACCTGCCGTCAGCTCGTGGAGTATTATCTGGATAACATCCAGAAGAAAAGCCATTTGAATGCTTTTCTGGAAGTGTGGCCCGAAGAAGCCCTTGTCCAGGCCGAGGCCGTGGATGCTAAGCTGGCCGCCGGCACCGCCGGCAAGCTGGCTGGTATGGTCATCGGCCTGAAAGATGTGCTGGCCTACAAGGACCACGCCCTGCAAAGCAGCAGCCACATCCTGGACGGCTTCAAGTCGCTCTTTACCGGTACGGCCGTGCAGCGCTTGCTCGACGAGGACGCCATACTCATCGGCCGCCAGAACTGCGACGAGTTTGCCATGGGCGCTTCGAATGAAACGTCTTACTTCGGCCCGGCCCGCAACGAAATTGACCCCGAGCGAGTCCCCGGCGGCTCATCGGGCGGCTCGGCCGTGGCCGTACAGGCCGATATGTGCCTGGCCTCGATTGGCTCCGATACCGGCGGCTCAGTGCGCCAGCCGGCAGCTTTCTGCGGCATTATCGGCTTCAAGCCCACCTACTCGCGCATCTCCCGCTACGGTTTGGTAGCGTATGCCTCGTCGTTTGACCAGATTGGCACGCTGACTCGCTCGGTGGAAGACGCGGCCCTGCTGCTGGAAGTAATGGCGGGCCCCGACGACTTCGACAGCACCGTGAGCCAGCAGCCCGTGCCGGCTTATAGTGAGCTGCTGACGCCTGCTCCTCACTACCGCATCGGCTACATCCGCGACACGATGGAACGGCCCGGCCTGAATTCCGAAATAAAGGCGGCGGTGGAAGAAACCCTGGACACGCTCCGCGGCCAGGGCCACGTAGTAGATGCCGTGGAGTTTCCCTACCTCGACTTCATCGTGCCTTCCTACTACATTCTGACCACGGCCGAAGCCAGCTCCAACCTGAGCCGCTTCGACGGAGTGAAGTATGGCTACCGGGCTCCCGACGCTACCGACCTGGAGTCGCTCTACAAGAAAACCCGCGCCCAGGGTTTTGGCCCCGAGGTGCAGCGCCGGATTCTGCTGGGCACCTTCGTACTCTCGGCCGATTATTACGACGCGTATTATACTAAAGCCCAGCGGGTGCGTCGTTTGATTAAGGACAAGACCGACGAGCTGTTGCGCCAGTACGACTTCCTGGTGCTGCCGACCACGCCCACTACGGCGTTTAAGATTGGCGAAAACCAGAAAGACGCCTTGGCTATGTATCTGGCCGACATTTTCACCGTACAGGCTTCCCTGGCGGGCGTGCCGGCCATTTCGGTACCAGCCGGCGTCGACTCGGCCGGGCTACCGATTGGCGTGCAGGTGCTCAGCGGCGCGTTCCGCGAGGAGCACTTGCTGGCGTTTGCCAACTCCCTCACGGAATCCCTCACTCCAGCTATTCCCTGA
- a CDS encoding LysM peptidoglycan-binding domain-containing protein, with protein MKKSLLRVAAPFLLLAVAARPGAAQIQPELNPAGTRSDDTTRVQLTQPLDSLVAESTSAADSARLVWLQTPPELRDLVGDRISCLDTDMPHVFNGTVMSFVNYFTLRNRAYTQRILERQNLYFPLFEKYLAKYHLPQDLKYLAVVESALLPTARSRVGAVGLWQFMGPTGRDMRLVQNEYIDERMNPEKSTEAACKYLRDLYRMFGDWELVMAAYNWGGGNVQRAMKRTGKRTFWDLYPQLPKETRNYVPTFTAAMYTLQYAKEHGLHNDSLRYQYPEATDTLMISGRSLDLRKLSAQFGLDSAALAHYNPEIRKTYLPETVRNYKLTIPACVRTELVALDRNTVLDFCKVVLPPPRPLTPLVPALPAADSASAALAAAAKAADKPQYRRIRHSVKRGESVADVAARYEVSPAQVRRWNKLRQGRALVPKQQLVVFVPLEASETTAPVVAVRKATVPAKLPLPGGQPEKEISVAAKAPAVSQPEAEDAPAAAPEKAVASVKASRQTRETVTAAAEPKASTAPADENLPTEYTVRKGDNLNRVARERGLTVAQLMTWNNLETEAVMPGQKLLLRAPTEAEAAAAAKSIARRTPAARSVEVLPAPKVHLVQPGDTLYNISRRYQGVTVEQLRKLNHLKSDEVKPGQKLLVQG; from the coding sequence ATGAAAAAGTCGTTGCTGCGCGTTGCCGCCCCTTTTCTGCTCCTGGCTGTTGCTGCCCGTCCCGGGGCGGCCCAAATACAACCCGAACTGAATCCGGCCGGTACGCGCAGTGACGATACCACCCGCGTGCAGCTCACCCAGCCGCTCGACTCCCTGGTAGCCGAATCGACGTCGGCGGCCGACTCGGCCCGGCTGGTGTGGCTACAAACGCCCCCCGAGCTGCGCGACCTGGTCGGGGACCGGATAAGCTGCTTGGATACCGACATGCCGCACGTGTTCAACGGCACGGTGATGAGCTTTGTGAATTACTTCACCTTGCGCAACCGAGCTTATACCCAGCGGATTCTGGAGCGGCAAAACTTGTATTTCCCGCTATTCGAGAAGTATCTGGCCAAATACCACCTGCCCCAGGATTTGAAATACCTGGCCGTAGTTGAATCGGCTTTGTTGCCTACGGCCCGCTCCCGGGTAGGCGCCGTGGGTTTGTGGCAGTTTATGGGGCCGACCGGGCGCGACATGCGGCTGGTGCAGAATGAGTATATCGACGAGCGGATGAATCCGGAGAAGTCGACGGAGGCGGCTTGCAAGTACCTGCGCGACCTGTACCGCATGTTTGGCGACTGGGAGCTGGTTATGGCGGCCTACAACTGGGGCGGGGGCAACGTGCAGCGGGCCATGAAGCGCACCGGCAAGCGTACCTTCTGGGATTTGTACCCGCAGCTGCCCAAGGAAACGCGCAACTACGTGCCTACTTTCACGGCGGCCATGTACACGCTGCAGTATGCCAAGGAACACGGCCTGCACAACGACTCCCTACGCTATCAGTATCCCGAAGCCACCGATACGCTCATGATTTCGGGCCGCAGCCTGGACTTGCGCAAGCTCTCGGCACAGTTTGGCCTCGACTCGGCGGCCCTGGCCCATTACAACCCCGAAATTCGCAAAACCTACCTGCCCGAAACGGTCCGCAACTACAAGCTGACAATTCCGGCTTGCGTGCGGACCGAACTGGTGGCCCTGGACCGCAACACGGTGCTCGACTTCTGCAAAGTAGTTCTGCCCCCACCCCGTCCGCTTACCCCGCTGGTACCAGCTTTGCCCGCCGCCGACTCAGCTAGTGCTGCGCTGGCGGCCGCGGCCAAGGCGGCTGACAAGCCTCAGTACCGCCGCATCCGGCACTCGGTGAAGCGTGGGGAAAGTGTAGCCGACGTGGCGGCTCGCTACGAGGTGAGTCCGGCTCAGGTGCGGCGCTGGAACAAGTTACGTCAAGGCAGAGCCCTGGTACCCAAGCAGCAGCTGGTGGTATTTGTACCACTGGAAGCCTCGGAAACGACAGCTCCCGTGGTGGCCGTGCGCAAGGCAACGGTACCCGCCAAACTGCCTTTGCCCGGGGGCCAGCCTGAAAAAGAAATCAGTGTAGCGGCCAAAGCACCGGCTGTATCCCAGCCGGAAGCAGAAGACGCCCCTGCCGCAGCCCCGGAAAAAGCTGTGGCTTCTGTAAAGGCCAGCCGCCAAACGCGAGAAACGGTAACTGCCGCAGCTGAACCCAAAGCCTCAACTGCGCCGGCCGACGAAAACCTGCCTACGGAGTACACGGTGCGCAAAGGTGACAACCTGAACCGGGTGGCCCGGGAGCGGGGCCTAACGGTAGCCCAGCTAATGACTTGGAACAACCTCGAAACGGAGGCAGTAATGCCGGGGCAGAAACTGCTGCTGCGCGCCCCTACCGAGGCCGAAGCCGCTGCGGCTGCTAAAAGCATAGCCCGCCGGACGCCGGCTGCTCGTTCCGTTGAGGTCCTGCCCGCCCCGAAGGTGCACCTGGTACAGCCTGGCGACACGCTCTACAACATTTCCCGCCGCTACCAGGGCGTGACGGTGGAACAGCTGCGCAAACTCAACCACCTCAAATCGGATGAGGTAAAGCCGGGGCAGAAGCTGCTGGTGCAGGGCTAA
- the ruvA gene encoding Holliday junction branch migration protein RuvA, with protein MIAYIDGKLAYKDPTMAIMDVNGVGYEIKISLTTYSKLPGEGEKAKIYTYQHIKEDAQALYGFLDPNEKALFMHLISVSGIGPGTGIMMVSSMSVGEIRHAIVNEDVRSIQSIKGVGPKTAQRVILDLRDKLRKDELLSKAGVDTVPLARAHNTNRSEALAALVTLGFARAAAEKNLDQIQQKHGNELSVEELIKFALKSH; from the coding sequence ATGATTGCGTACATCGACGGAAAACTAGCCTACAAGGACCCCACCATGGCCATTATGGACGTGAACGGCGTGGGATATGAAATTAAAATTTCGCTGACCACTTACTCCAAGCTCCCGGGCGAGGGGGAGAAGGCCAAGATTTATACTTACCAACATATCAAGGAAGACGCTCAGGCGCTCTACGGCTTCCTGGACCCCAACGAGAAGGCCTTGTTTATGCACCTGATTTCGGTGTCGGGCATTGGGCCGGGCACGGGCATTATGATGGTCTCGTCGATGTCGGTGGGCGAAATCCGCCACGCCATCGTCAACGAGGATGTACGCTCTATTCAGAGCATCAAGGGAGTGGGTCCTAAAACGGCACAGCGCGTAATTCTGGACTTGCGCGACAAGCTGCGCAAAGATGAGCTGCTCAGCAAAGCCGGCGTCGATACCGTACCGCTGGCCCGGGCACACAATACGAATCGCTCGGAAGCGTTAGCCGCCTTAGTGACCTTGGGCTTTGCCCGTGCCGCCGCCGAGAAGAACCTGGATCAGATTCAGCAAAAGCATGGCAACGAGCTGAGCGTGGAGGAATTAATTAAGTTTGCTCTTAAGTCTCATTAG